A region of the Zhihengliuella halotolerans genome:
GCAGCCGTCGCGGCCGACGCGCTCGCCCCTGGTGCGGAAGAAGGTGGGGTCCTGGCGGAACTCGTCGGGAAGGTCGAGGAAGTCGGGAAGGCCGAGTTCTTCGCCCTGATAGAGGTAGACGCCGCCGGGCAGCGCGAGCGTGAACAGGGACGCGGCGCGGGCCCGGCGCAGGCCGAGATCCTCGTCGACCACGAGGTCGGAGATCTTTCCGCCTTCGTTGACGCGTCCGGTCATGCCGAGCCCGAAGCGTGTCGAGTGGCGGGTGATGTCGTGGTTCGAGAGTACCCACGTGGTGGGCGCGCCGACGGCGTCGAATGCTGAGAGTGAGCGTTCGACGACGCCCCTGAACGATTCGGCGCCCCAGGCCGCGCCGAGGTAGTCGAAGTTGAACGTCTGGTGCATCTCGTCCGAGCGCACCCAGTCGGCCATGGTCTCGACGGGGTGCGCGTTGGCCTCGCCGCAGAGGATGCGGTCGCCGTCGTACTCCTCGACGAGCTGGCGCCAGCTGCGGAAGACGTCGTGCACGGCGGCGCGACCGAACATGGGTGCGTCGGAGAACGGGAATCCTTCGGTCGACCGGCCGTCGGGGCGGCCGCCCCAGTCTGGCAGCCCCGGTTCCTTGATCAGGGCGTGCGCGACGTCGACGCGGAAGCCGCCGGCGCCGCGATCGAGCCAGAAACGCAGGATGCGCTCGAATTCGGCGCGCACCGCGTCGCTGTCCCAGTTGAAGTCCGGTTGCGAAGAATCGAAAAGGTGCAGGTACCACTGTCCAGGGGCGCCGTCGTCGTCCGTGGTGCGGGTCCAAGCCGGTCCACCGAAGTGTGACTGCCAGTTGTTCGGCGGCTCATTGCCGTCCGGGCCGCGCCCGTCGCGGAAGTGGAAGAGTTCGCGCTCAGGCGATCCCGGGGCGGCCGCGAGTGCGGCCTGAAAGAGCGGGTGGGCGTCCGAACAGTGGTTCGGGACCAGGTCGACGATGATCTTCAGCTCGTGTCGGCGGGCTTCGGCGACGAGGTCATCGAAGTCATCGAGCGTGCCGAACATCGGGTCGACGTCGCAGTAGTCGGAGACGTCGTAGCCGGCGTCCTTCTGCGGGGAACGGCAGAACGGGGAGAGCCAGACGGCGTCCACGCCGAGGGACGCGATGTGGTGCAGTTCGCGGGTGATGCCGGGCAGGTCGCCCATGCCGTCTCCGGTCGTATCGCGAAACGAGCGCGGGTACACCTGGTAGATCACGGAACGGCGCCACCATTCATCACCTGCGGACGGGGCGTGGACAAGGCGCTCGGCGCTCAGTTGCGTTGCTGGCTGCGACATGTGGATCATCCTACCCATCGACTGACGAATCTGGAAGCGCTTACAGGCTGAACCCAGCCTATTCGTGAGGAATACTCGCAGGGTGGACGGGCGTCATGAAAGCGTTTACACTCGTGTTGTACATCACTCGGGCGGCACGGGGCATTTGCGGTCGCCAGGGCACGTCCATCGAGAAAGGCACACCAATGACGGTGCAGATCCGATCCGGCGCCACGCGCCGAGCTTTCACCCTCAGCGCTGTTGGCGCATCCGCCGCCATCGCGCTCGCCGCGTGTGGAGGCGGCTCGACCGAACCTGCCGCCTCCAGCGCTCCCGCAGATGGCGGGGCCTCGGCAACCATCACGATGTGGACCGACGCCGAGCGCTCGCCGGCGCTGAAGGAGATCGCCGACAAGTTCGAGGCGGACAAGGGCATCAAAGTCGATCTGGTCGTGAAGGACTTCGCCGCTGTGCGCGACGACTTCATCACGCAGGCGCCGTCGGGCAAGGGCCCGGACGTGCTCGTCGCCCCGCACGACTGGCTGGGCACGCTGGTGCAGAACGGCGTCGTCGCGCCGATCCAGCTCGGCGACAAGAGCGCGGAGTTCGCGGAGTCGTCCGTCCAGGCGATGACCTACGACGGCCAGGTCTACGGTGTCCCGTATGCCATTGAAAACGTCGCCCTCGTGCGCAACGCGGAGCTGGTCGGCGAGACTCACGAGTCCTTCGACGACGTCGTCGCTGCCGGGCAGAGCGTCGTCGACGCCGGCGACGCGGAGTACGCGTTCCTGCTCGGTCTCGACCCGAAGCAGGCCGACCCGTACCACGCCTACCCGCTGCAGACCTCGTTCGGCGCCCCCGTGTTCGAACAGGGCGACGACGGTTCCTACGACGTCAGCCAGCTGGGCATGAACAACGACGGCGGCCAGGAGTTCGCGCAGTTCCTCGCCGACAACGGCGACAAGGGCACACGCGTGTTCAACTCCAACATCACTGGCGATATCGCCAAGGAGAAGTTCCTGGCCGGCGAGTCGCCCTACTTCCTGACCGGCCCGTGGAACGTCCCGGCGATCGAGGAAGCCGGCATCGACTTCTCGGTCGACGCGCTGCCCTCGGCGGGCGGCGAGGCGGCACAGCCCTTCGTCGGCGTGAACGGCTTCCTGGTCTCCTCGTACACGAAGAACGAGCTGGCCGCGAACGAGTTCGTCGTCAACTACCTCAGCACCGAGGCGGCACAGGACGCGCTGTTCGACCAGGGCGGACGCCCGCCGGCACTCCTGGCCTCCTTCGAGAAGGCAGCCGACGACGAGGTCATCAAGGCCTTCGGCGAGATCGGCGCCGAGGGCGTTCCGATGCCGGCAGCCCCCGAGATGCAGGCCGTCTGGGCCGACTGGGGTGCCACCGAACTGAGCCTGATCAAGGGCAACGAGTCGGACCCGGCCGCGGCGTGGACCAAGATGTCCGAGAACATCGAAGCAAAGTTCAACGGCTAGGTATCAAGCGTGAGCGGTGAATCGACCTCGACCCGAGGCGCGGCCACACCCGCGCGGGGCGCCGATGGCGCCCCGCGCGGGGGCAAGCGGCGTCTGCCCTCCGGCCCGGACTCCCTCCTGGGGATCCTCGCCAAGATCATCCTGCTGGGCATCGTAGACGCCGTTGCGGCCTACGCGCTCTTCCAGCTCGCCGTGGGCGAGGAGTGGCTGGTCTTTGCCATCAGCCTCGTCGTGACGGTGGGCATCAACTGGATCTACCTGCGCAAGGACGGGCTTCCGGCCAAATATCTGGCGCCCGGCGTCCTCTTCCTCCTGGTGTTCCAGGTGTTCGTGATGTTCTTCTCGACCTACATCGCGTTCACGAACTACGGCGACGGCCATAACTCCACCAAGGAAGACGCGATCAGCTCGATCCAGCTCTCGGCGCTGGAGCGGGTCCCCGATTCACCGCAATACGCAGCGACCGTCGTCGAGGACGGCGACGAGCTGCTCCTCCTGGTCACGGACCCGTCCGGGGCGGTCGGCCTGGGCGGGGCAGAACAGCCGCTCGAGCCCGTGCAGTCGGCGCAGCTGGACGCAACCGGAAAGGCCATCGGACTGGACGGGTACACCACCCTGCAGTTCGGCGACATCCTGGGCCGCCAGGGCGAGGTTTCGAGCCTTGTTGTTCCGCTGACGGACAACCTCGACGACGGCACCCTGCAGACGCAGGACGGTTCCACGGCCTACGTCTTCAAACCGCGGCTGACCTACGACGAGTCTGCCGACACCTTCACTCACGTCGGCACCGGCGTCGTCTACTCCGACTCCGGCGAGGGCACGTTCCGCGCCGATGACGGCAGCGAACTCGGCACCGGCTGGAAGATCCACGTCGGCTTCGAAAACTTCGCGAAGGCCTTCGGCGACGACAACCTGCGCGGCCCCCTCCTCCAGGTGGTCGTCTGGACGTTCGCGTTCGCCTTCCTTTCCGTGATCACGACGTTCGGGCTCGGCCTCTTCCTGGCCATCGCGTTCAACCGCGCGGATCTGAAGGGCAAACGCTTCTACCGGATCTTGATGATCCTGCCCTACGCGTTCCCCGCCTTCCTCTCCGGCCTCGTCTGGTCCGGCCTCATGAACGCGGAGTTCGGTTTCATCAACAACGCGATCCTCGGCGGGGCCAACCTCCCGTGGTTGACCGACCCGATCCTCTCGAAGGTCTCGGTGCTGCTGGTCAACCTGTGGCTCGGCTATCCGTACATGTTCCTCGTCTGCACCGGCGCCCTGCAGTCGCTGCCCGCGGAGGCCGAAGAGGCCGCCCGCATGGATGGGGCGAGCGCTTGGATGATCTTCCGGGCGATCAAGCTCCCCTTGCTGCTCGTGTCTCTGGCTCCGCTGCTGATCTCTTCGTTCGCGTTCAACTTCAACAACTTCAACGTGATCTACATGCTCACGGGCGGCGGGCCGAGATTCAGCGACACGACGTTCGACATCGGCCACACTGACATCCTGATCACGATGGTCTACAAGGTCGCGTTCGGGACGGGAGCCGGCCGCGACTACGGGCTGGCGAGCGCCCTGGCGATCATCATCTTCATCGTCGTCGGCGTGATCTCCGCCATCAGCTTCCGCAAGACCAAGGCTCTGGAGGAGATCAACTGATGCGCGCGCAGAACAACCCACAATCCGGCGCCACGACGCTCGCCGCGATTCCCCAGCCCCGGATGAGCTTCGGCCGGTGGTTCCGTGAGAAGGGCTGGCGGCATGCCGTCGCGATCGCGGCCACCCTGTTCTCGATTTTCCCGCTGCTCTACGTGCTCTCGGCGGCGTTGAACCCGACCGGGACCATGGCGGGTTCCACGACCTTGTTCACGAACATCGGCCTGCAGAACTTCGTCGACCTCTTCTCCAATGAACAGCGCCCGTTCGGCAAGTGGTTCGTCAACACGCTCGTCATTGGCGTCGTCACCAGCGCGGCGACTGTCTTCCTCGGGGCGCTGGCTGCGTACGCGTTCTCGCGCATGCGCTTCGCCGGCCGCCGCTTCAGCCTGCTCGCACTCCTGCTGCTGCAGATGTTCCCGCAGCTGCTGGCCGTCGTCGCGATCTTCCTGCTGCTGAACTACATCGGCGACATCATCCCGGCGGTGGGGCTCGGCAGCTCGCTGGGGCTGATCATGGTCTACCTGGGCGGCGCGCTCGGCGTGAACACGTACCTCATGTACGGATTCTTCAACACGGTCCCGAAGTCCCTGGACGAGTCGGCCCGCATCGACGGCGCCTCCCACGCGCAGGTGTTCTTCCGGATCATCATGCCGCTCGTGACGCCGATCCTCGCGGTCGTCGGCCTGCTCGCGTTCATCGGGATCTCGAGCG
Encoded here:
- a CDS encoding sugar ABC transporter substrate-binding protein gives rise to the protein MTVQIRSGATRRAFTLSAVGASAAIALAACGGGSTEPAASSAPADGGASATITMWTDAERSPALKEIADKFEADKGIKVDLVVKDFAAVRDDFITQAPSGKGPDVLVAPHDWLGTLVQNGVVAPIQLGDKSAEFAESSVQAMTYDGQVYGVPYAIENVALVRNAELVGETHESFDDVVAAGQSVVDAGDAEYAFLLGLDPKQADPYHAYPLQTSFGAPVFEQGDDGSYDVSQLGMNNDGGQEFAQFLADNGDKGTRVFNSNITGDIAKEKFLAGESPYFLTGPWNVPAIEEAGIDFSVDALPSAGGEAAQPFVGVNGFLVSSYTKNELAANEFVVNYLSTEAAQDALFDQGGRPPALLASFEKAADDEVIKAFGEIGAEGVPMPAAPEMQAVWADWGATELSLIKGNESDPAAAWTKMSENIEAKFNG
- a CDS encoding sugar ABC transporter permease produces the protein MRAQNNPQSGATTLAAIPQPRMSFGRWFREKGWRHAVAIAATLFSIFPLLYVLSAALNPTGTMAGSTTLFTNIGLQNFVDLFSNEQRPFGKWFVNTLVIGVVTSAATVFLGALAAYAFSRMRFAGRRFSLLALLLLQMFPQLLAVVAIFLLLNYIGDIIPAVGLGSSLGLIMVYLGGALGVNTYLMYGFFNTVPKSLDESARIDGASHAQVFFRIIMPLVTPILAVVGLLAFIGISSEFVIASVVLTDPDSQTLAVGLYSYVAQQRSENWGVFAAGAVLAAVPVMALFLFLQKYITSGLTAGSVKG
- a CDS encoding ABC transporter permease subunit — protein: MSGESTSTRGAATPARGADGAPRGGKRRLPSGPDSLLGILAKIILLGIVDAVAAYALFQLAVGEEWLVFAISLVVTVGINWIYLRKDGLPAKYLAPGVLFLLVFQVFVMFFSTYIAFTNYGDGHNSTKEDAISSIQLSALERVPDSPQYAATVVEDGDELLLLVTDPSGAVGLGGAEQPLEPVQSAQLDATGKAIGLDGYTTLQFGDILGRQGEVSSLVVPLTDNLDDGTLQTQDGSTAYVFKPRLTYDESADTFTHVGTGVVYSDSGEGTFRADDGSELGTGWKIHVGFENFAKAFGDDNLRGPLLQVVVWTFAFAFLSVITTFGLGLFLAIAFNRADLKGKRFYRILMILPYAFPAFLSGLVWSGLMNAEFGFINNAILGGANLPWLTDPILSKVSVLLVNLWLGYPYMFLVCTGALQSLPAEAEEAARMDGASAWMIFRAIKLPLLLVSLAPLLISSFAFNFNNFNVIYMLTGGGPRFSDTTFDIGHTDILITMVYKVAFGTGAGRDYGLASALAIIIFIVVGVISAISFRKTKALEEIN
- a CDS encoding glycoside hydrolase family 13 protein, whose amino-acid sequence is MSQPATQLSAERLVHAPSAGDEWWRRSVIYQVYPRSFRDTTGDGMGDLPGITRELHHIASLGVDAVWLSPFCRSPQKDAGYDVSDYCDVDPMFGTLDDFDDLVAEARRHELKIIVDLVPNHCSDAHPLFQAALAAAPGSPERELFHFRDGRGPDGNEPPNNWQSHFGGPAWTRTTDDDGAPGQWYLHLFDSSQPDFNWDSDAVRAEFERILRFWLDRGAGGFRVDVAHALIKEPGLPDWGGRPDGRSTEGFPFSDAPMFGRAAVHDVFRSWRQLVEEYDGDRILCGEANAHPVETMADWVRSDEMHQTFNFDYLGAAWGAESFRGVVERSLSAFDAVGAPTTWVLSNHDITRHSTRFGLGMTGRVNEGGKISDLVVDEDLGLRRARAASLFTLALPGGVYLYQGEELGLPDFLDLPDEFRQDPTFFRTRGERVGRDGCRVPLPWVAGAPGLGFSTRPGSSEHDDATPTSNAWLPQPRHWDRYARDVQAGDPDSTLELYRRALAVRAERGLGLGDLAWLESRPGATTDVAAYRNGRTVVVLNSGDEPADLPAGSVLLESTPGAINADGRLVPDAAAWLDVEH